GGGATCCTGCACCCAGATCAATTCCCAACCCCCCGGTATATTGTCCCGGGCGGTATTTATATCTCCTAGACCTCTCTCAACTGTAGACTgtcctcctccctttcccaccAAAACCTTCTCTGTTTGTGTAGCCACACAACCCTTTCATACTTGACTCCATCTCTTGGGTGTCTATACATTGATGTACCATCCGGGGCAAAGTTGGCGGTGGCGTGGTTTGTACTCCTTTATTGGCCTTAGGGAGAAACGGCACTCCAAGAGGGCTTCAGCCGCCTCGTCTCCTGTACTACAGCAAGTCAGGGCAAGATGTTATCCTTTTCTCAGGCAGCAACATATCTTGcgccagccctgcagttctatgTACATAAATTGATAGTCTTGTTTAAGGCCAGAAACTCCTCTCAGAATTTCtgtcctgaggggaaaaaacctgcCCCTTCTCTTTCTGCTGAATGAAGTTCACACAGTGGAATGTAATTTAAGAGAAAGGACTAGACTAAGGCGACCACCAGTGGAAAAGTGAGAAAACTCTTTATTTTCAGGCAGAGCGAAGCTGGCAATGACACAATGAGTGTATCTGTGTGCAAAAATAAGAAGGGGCCAATTGCTCCTTCTCAATCACAGTGTGAGCTCTTGCCCTGGTCCCATGTCCAAAAGCCCTGTGGCATCCAATACAAGCTAAAGACGTGAGCAGAACTGGTCTGCAGGATGTAGAATCCAAAGCTGTACAGGTTCAGAGGTTATTAAGAGGTCTAAGACAAGTGGACGGAAGGAGTGCCCCATAAAAATGCTGGTTTTGCTCCTCAAGGAAAGGGGTGGAGATGAACttgtaaaatatttctgtctACTGAcgcatttttcttctcttcctgtgcCCTGTGCTCCCCTCCGATAGTGTTCATGATGGCTAAATGCCATTAATGCTTATGCAGGAGGAAGACTCCAGTATAAAGGAAAACACCTCTGTTTAGCCTTTGTGCTGCATGAATTGCTCCACTGAATGACAttgaagaggagaaaggcagtgaCTGTTCATCCTAAGCTGGGGTCCATGTCAACACTGGCCTGACGTACCATCCGCCGAGTCCGGGAGGAAGGCACGGAACAGAGGGCAGTGTTTTCTCCAGGTTGGGAATTTTTTGAAGGCGGCGATGGAAGCTTTTGAGGACTTTCAGGATCTGTCTGTCCTTCAAACTCTTTGGTCCGACTCACCACTAGAGCAGCATCTGCCAACTGAGCCACAGAGAGGCGGTGCTGCAAAGCAGGCTTCCGGGCATATGGGACAGGACCCTCCATGTGCCGGACAACTTTCCGCACCCTACCTGATGCTGGGTGATATGAGAGCTGCTTGCAGGGCTGGGAATGGCCCCGAGAAGCCCTATGCCCACATTGCCTAGGCCTGCGACCATGTGCCCGCTCTACCCTTGGCAAGGACCTCTTTGCTGTAGAGTCAGTTGCTGAACTTAAATTCTCTTCATTTTGAGAAGATAGTTCAGAGTTCACAGGGGTCTTCTTCTCAGCATGAAGAAATACCTGTTGGGGGAAGAAGAGATAATTTGAGTTTCATCAGGACTCCCCTTCATTTTACTGGTGCCATTCCTCTCTAAGCCCCATAGGTTCCAGCTTTGTTGCCCCTCGCTCAGCATCTAAGTATGCACTGACACTTTGTTTCTTATGGTATTCCAGGCTCTGTTACTCCTTGCCTCTAGGTTGCTTACTACATCAACTGGCCCTTCCCTGTGTACATGCCCTTCCGTCGCCGCCATACCTCTTCCTCAGTGGCACTCTCTCCTGGCACAGGGATGAGTTCTGGGCTATCCATCTCACTGATGCTGCGCATGACAGCATAGAGATTAATGCGCTCCCGTCGAAGTGTGGCTGGTTTCTCAGGTACTCTCATGGTAGCCAAATGTCTTCGCACTTCTTCGGCTCCTGAGTCATCTGATGCCCCAGGTTCCTCTGTTGCCTGAAGGCCAAGTTGGGGGCCTTGAGGGATGTCAAGAGGGTGGCTGGGTTCTTCAGGCGGTTCCCTCAAAGGTCGAAAGCAATACTGGGGGGTTGTCACTGGCTCCACAGAGTCTTCTTCTGAGCTGAGAGTCTCATAATCTGGGCTTCCTGAAAGATCACTGCTGGCATCACTTATATCCGGAGAGCCTTCTGAGTGGGTATCTCCAACCTTCTGTTCCCACAGGCTACTGTTCCTGCTGCAGAAAGATACAGTACATAGTGAGAATGGTATATTCAGATGCTATGATAAACATCTTGTTTATACATGCTGCTGTGCTGCTAACCACAAATGAGTAAAGAATGTGGTGTCACTTTTTGGGAAAGAACCTACTAAGCAAAAGATTACAGTGACAGCTGGGAAATGAAACTGTTTAGAAACCATAACAAATTCCTTTCTTGTTTTAGCTGCAGTCTTCTATGGGTGAATTTTGCTGCAACTAGTTTATTGACTAGACATCCTGAAACAAAGACAGTGTGTAACAACGACACCAAACAGCCCTTTTGAATGGGCACTGAAGAAGCAGTGGGGAGTGCTCAACATTTCCCTGCTTGCTCAGGCCATTAATTTCCCTCATGCCCCCACTGAGGACTCTATGCACACGTGCCTTGCAAACAAGTACTTAAATTCCTGGGAGACAGAGGGATGAGTTAAGCATCCACCCCCACCTCTTCTTCTCTGATCTCAGTAGCTTGACCTCTTTGAAGTTAGTTTTCTAGGTCAGATGAGATCTGCAGAGCCCTGTTGCCCAGGCTGTAATGTAACCTGTTTGGTCCttgaaaaaacaccaaaaattctGTATTTACTTTTTATACAAGTGTTAAGACAGTCCTGAAGAGCTGCAAGCCCACCAGTCCCATGGACCCTCTTGTGTACACACCAGCCATTCTCTCCCCATCTGTGTCTTGCAGTTACCTGGCATCCAGAATGCCCTCGTAAAACTCTAGCTGTCTCATGAAGCCCGGATTGGGGTGGACGATCGGGCGCCGCTCCTGCACATAGCCAAGGGCCTGTTCCAGTGACCAGCCATACTCCTTCATGGCATAGGCAATCACCGTGGAGCCTGAGCGGCTCACACCCATCTTGCAGTGAACCAGCACTCGACAATCTCGTGTCCTGCAAGGGACAACTGCAGCTGTAAGCAGTGCTATCTCAACacccagaaaacaaagcaaaacacacgaCTGAGTATCCAGATGCCCCAATTTCAGCCCATACAAGATACccccttttggggagggggctaaCAGTTGTCAAGCCAGAGATTCCTTGTATTCTGCCGAGGCTGCAGTGACTGATAGTGATCTCAGAAGAATGCAACACTCGGGACTCCTTTGGAAAGAATTCTGCTTGTTCAAGTGGCAGCGCTCCCTGCTTTGGCAAACAGAGGAAATTTGCCGGCATTGTTCCCATTAGTGACAAGAGGCTGTAAACTAGCAACCTTCTAACAAGTGAGGAGGTAGCTGGCTTTGGTTTTTTGCTCCTCCAGACCCATTACTTGCCCTGTCAGACTTCGCAATATCTGTCCTTTACTAATTCCCATGCCTGTCTGTCAGAAAGTGCTGGATTCAGAATTAGAAGCCAGTCACATGGTAGACACTGATCCTGTTGAGACAGGAGAGGCAGCAGGGATGTCCCCAAAGAACATCTACggtgaaaagaggaaagaagagaatgGATCAAaacggccaccatttttgcaggCCCTCTCAAACAACTGCTGAAATGGGTCCCTACACGCACATGGCATTTGGGAAGTGGGGAGTGTTTCTCATGAAGTGGGTCCTCCCACACCAAGCCAGCTGAACCCAAGGATTCACTCGCAAAGGCCCATTTCCGTGCATGCACTGCCCTCAACGGGACTGGGGCAATGTTAATTAACCTCTTTGCAATGCACGACGCTGCAGCCGTGTTCCTGTCTACATCTTCTATCTTGGTGCCCACTTCTCACCGGGCATCTGAAATGAAGCTGTAGGTGTCTGTCCAGTGTGGTAGCAGTTGGGAGGTCTCCTCATCATACAGCCGCACATTCATGTAAGTGAACTGGTCTGGGAAGAAGTTGTCAATCTCACGGGTCACATTAAGTATGTGGGTGACTCTAGAAAATATAGCAGGGAATCAACTGGGCCCTCAACATCCAAGCTGGAAAATGACATTttgttagactacagctcccagaatccctcagccagtgtGGCCTATTGcaatctaaaatacagtggtgcctcgcttaacgagtgcttcgtttaacgatgaattcacttagcgatgactttttcggagcatttttgcgctccgtttaacgatgtttcctatgggcaattttcgcttagcgatttcgggatcatgcatcgcataacgattaggtttttgggtcccctgttttgcttaacaatggtttaaacagcctcatgtttgctgttttttaaatgttataaagttaaagtttactgtgtaaaatgtttgaaatcataaagtgcacttaataaaccctttgttaaccaaatttgactttgttctgactctttttaatttgttgttgaatttttcccaccattgagatgcattgaataggtttcaatgcatttcaattggggaactgtgtttcgcttagcgatatttcctatggcgattttcgcttaaggacggcaatccgttcctattggaacggattatccggttttcaatgcatttcaatgggaaaccgcgttttgcttagcgatgttttcccatagcgatgatttttttggaaccaattaaaatcgttaagcgaggcaccactgcagtaaTGTCACCTAGATCTGTTCCcagttcaccccccccccctcaggatcTGAGAGTAAAATCAAAAGTGTAAGTGGACATCCCTTCTAACTGAAAAACAAGTATAAACCAAGAATCTTGACAAATTTTCATCTCAAGGTTTGGGGATTCTCAATCAGATGAACTTCCTCAAGGTGCTAGTAATGTTGTATAGGTATAGACCACACACCTGTTCTTTTGGAGTTCCTCAAGGTTGGCTGCATTCCACTCAGAGCCCTGAGGAAAAAATGGGACAAGACACAAGTCAGTCTGACTATGGATAAGCTACTGTTGGTATACATATGTTCTGGACCTGCTCCTTAAATGTCTCTGGCCCCAGGGATCCTAGAGCTGGATGACACATTTAGCAAGCTCATGAGCTTGAGTTGACACAATGGTTAACAACtgctaatatatttttaaagccctCTTACTggaatgctttgttttaataTCCAGGGCTACAACCAGTCAATGTATCTTTCATGCACCTGAGAGGGCATACATGGTGACAGGGCACTTGGACGGTATGGGTACTTCAATCTGCAtttgattattaaaaaaaatactttaaaagctTAAACATAAATGTATGCAAGAAATTAATCAGCTATTTCACCTAACACTGCAGTTCTATACATGCCTTCTCATAAGTAAGGCTTTCTATGTTCAATAGCACTCACTCCCAGGTATATGTAAATTCCTGCACCTGTTTTATCATTTAGGTAAAAGGACAATACCAAACTTTCACCTACATAAAATTACTTCCATGTTCCCTGTAATAGAGCAGGAGCACCACTGCAGAAAAAGAAAGGCCCAACTTCTTCCTCTGGATCCTACTGAAGTCTATCACCCTCTCTCTACTTCATGCCTACTATGGCATTCATTTCTGAATTATAGCAGGTAGTAAACAATATGGAGCAAGTGGATCACAACTAAAGAatagaggaagagagaagggaacTTGTCACTTGATGGCAGAATTGTTTAGCATAGGCTCTAGCACAACTccatttaaaggagaaaataaaacttGCTTTTTCATACTTTGCTTGTGTTTTACACCTGCAGCAATAAAACTATCCACAATTAAGACTATACTGTTCAAAAAGTACATCCTGTTAATTTCATATGATGCTGAAAACAATCAGCTGTAAAGGATTAGTCGACACTCATAAATTGCTAGACACGAAAGCTCCATCTCTAGAAAACAGTTCTCTAATGAGAAATTGATGGGATGCTGCGGCATAATTTAATCTGAACATCGCTATTGATGTAGTCATTAGGGAGGCCGCAAAGAGCCGCAAGACCTCCATCGTTCTACCATATGGGAAGAATCTGAGGGGCTGGAAGGAACTGGGGTGGGGTGTAACTCCAGAGATCCTTTCTTGTACTCTCTCACCAGGAAGAGGTAGTCAAAGATCCTGGAGGGCCGATCCATCTGAGCCATAATGAGCAGCATTTCATTGTCAATAAACTCCTTGTAGTCTTTCAGGCTACAGCCAGCTCGCCGCTCCAGTTCTGCACGGATctttggaagaaaagagggagCCTGTGAATATGTCACTCATGCCCCAGTTGGGCTCTTCTCTCATTGCATACCTTTACCCATCGTTCCCAAAATTTCTGTTCCCAGAGGGCCCCCCCAAATGGTTCTCCTTCCCTGCCCCAATGGGTCCCTCTCCTGTGTCCACACCCAATATCCACCTCATACACAAATCTCCCTTCCATCACATTGTCTTTTCCTGTacacatgtgcgcacacacacataaaccCCTTAACTTTCTATTGCAGCATCCTCTTgcctcatcatcccacctccttggaGGTGATGTTCTCCAGGTCGGTGGTGGCCATCACCTCACGCAGCTTGGCCCGGATCATTCGCTCTGTCATCTCCTGAGCTGTTCGCCTGAGGCACAGAGACGGAAGTTTGGCAAAGATCTCGGCATACCAGGCTCTACCCCAGACCAGCTCTTCCCTATATTGCCATcccaccaccccaccacccccatAATGGCAGCAGGGTAATAAAATCTCATATTGTCCTGAAGTGTTTCCTTTTCCTTGATAGTTTATTCACTcaggactgaaaaaaaatatgcaatAGGGCTGATATAAGCATGGGGGTTGGGAGATTTTGCTCTAATCAGTGTCCCCAATcagcctctttctctcccccaaatTCTTATCTCCCTCTTGGTGACTGGGCTGGGCTGCAGAAGTGGACACCTAGGGGAAAGGAGTACAGGAGAGCCCATCAAGACCACCCCAAGTGTCCTTATTTTGGACTCGATGGTTCTCCTTTGAGCCACCAAGAGAACCATTCCAACCAgccctggggggtggggtggggagggcatcACTGACTGGTCAGAGAAGGCTGCAGGAGAACTGGGGCGCACAGACTCCAAGTCGGACATGGCTAGCCATTCATGAATGCAGCTCTGCTCGGAGTTCACCGCCTTCTGATACCACTCTGTCCAGTTCAAAGCACTGCCTCCTGGGAAATGATTGTTGCAGACGGCTTCGCTACAGGCCTTGTGTAGCACTTGCAGTGCCGACCTGAGGGCAGAGATGACAGCCAGAAAAACATTAGGAAAATATTATGGAACAGAAGAAGGACCCGGAATGGTAGACAGCACAGCCCCAGTGGTTAGACTGGGAGCCTGATTTCATATTAGCCTCTTTAGAGCCACCCTTTCTTGGCCCAAGGATTGAATTGGCTGTAGGCAAATAAGGAGGGGCTACATGCCTCAAGTGAGTGGTAACATTCTTACCACTAGGGTTGCTTGCCTGGACCTCCTTTGCACGGATGCTGCAAGCACGCCCACCCTCTTCACATACCTCAccttccctttaatttttttcaccctTCTCTTTCTCACGCACATCCCACAACTACATGCATAATCCCTTCCTCTGCCCAACACACAGGAAGATCCCATCACCCTCTTGCTTATTTTCCcctcccttgtttgtttgtttaacttatacaCTGCTTCATAGTGcttttttctcacacacacccagccaTCATACAGATTCTATTTACATAGTACTTCTttccccacaacacacacacacacacacacaaactccatTCACTTGCATCTACTCATGCCCTCCATACACAAATACACTGAGAGCCCCCAGCTTGAAGGGCACTCCTCAAGCCAAGCCGGTACACCAGTCAAGAGCTGTTTCTACTTGCTCCTTTCTGAGCAAAGCAGGCCCAGCTGACAGTTCAAGGAGTGCTCTTCAGCAAGTGGCTTAGCTAGGAGCGACCCACTCCTACGCTACTCCCTTCCCTGAGACTGCAGAGCCATTCAAGAGGACTTTGATGAAAGGGTAGGACTGGGCCAAATGCAGTCTGCAAGTCAAGGCTCAccatccctgctttaaaaaaaaaaaaaaagaacattgggAAAGAGGTCTtttgttacaaacagaaaaacaaggaTGGTGGTAAAGCACAAAATGAGGAGGAACTCCGTtatctagtttcttcctccagagAATAAATTTTAAATCTTTTTGAGTTTACCATTGCTAATAGTAatcattctccttttcttttataacatttagtccccaccccaccccccaaagcaAAAATGACATTTATATTCTTCTCCCCAAAAGTATGCATTCATCCTCTCCCACCCGCTTTGTGCCCTGCCCCATAGCTTTGCTCACCACATGGTCTGGACCGAGATGGGCTTAAAGATACGGGTTTGTCCCCCGGATGTAACACTGAAGCCcctaaagaaaaagaagggggcagTCATTTCACAATCCACTTGGAAATGATCCATCAGGGATGAAGCAgtaccagaagaaggaaataaagatgcTACAGGCTGGCATGGTTGTATAACTCTCTTGAGATACTCCCTAATGCCAAATCCTATTTGGAAGCAGAAACAATGAGCCCTTTCTGGCCCTAGGATTTAAAAGTCAAGTTGGTTGTGCAACGGCAGAAGACTTAATCTATGAGTTCTAAAAAATTGATTGTACCAGTTCAAGTTAATAGACCAAGCATTTTCTCCATTAattctgcagatttttttaaaaaaagagtattgG
The Pogona vitticeps strain Pit_001003342236 chromosome 1, PviZW2.1, whole genome shotgun sequence genome window above contains:
- the SSH3 gene encoding protein phosphatase Slingshot homolog 3 isoform X1, with the translated sequence MALVTVCRSPSGSGHSTPTGCKDEDVSSRRRQLQRRHSFVMVKGAALLLQEEEKLESVQEGPAASIDQEPKAEDAPAGQQEVHLQQMVGLLRPEDTIRLAVRLESARPHRIRYLLVVSAEKVESKNETVLLGVDFLEEGMARCTLGMVLPLWSDTQVFLDGDGGFSVTSGGQTRIFKPISVQTMWSALQVLHKACSEAVCNNHFPGGSALNWTEWYQKAVNSEQSCIHEWLAMSDLESVRPSSPAAFSDQRTAQEMTERMIRAKLREVMATTDLENITSKEIRAELERRAGCSLKDYKEFIDNEMLLIMAQMDRPSRIFDYLFLGSEWNAANLEELQKNRVTHILNVTREIDNFFPDQFTYMNVRLYDEETSQLLPHWTDTYSFISDARTRDCRVLVHCKMGVSRSGSTVIAYAMKEYGWSLEQALGYVQERRPIVHPNPGFMRQLEFYEGILDASRNSSLWEQKVGDTHSEGSPDISDASSDLSGSPDYETLSSEEDSVEPVTTPQYCFRPLREPPEEPSHPLDIPQGPQLGLQATEEPGASDDSGAEEVRRHLATMRVPEKPATLRRERINLYAVMRSISEMDSPELIPVPGESATEEEVFLHAEKKTPVNSELSSQNEENLSSATDSTAKRSLPRVERAHGRRPRQCGHRASRGHSQPCKQLSYHPASGRVRKVVRHMEGPVPYARKPALQHRLSVAQLADAALVVSRTKEFEGQTDPESPQKLPSPPSKNSQPGENTALCSVPSSRTRRMVRQASVDMDPSLG
- the SSH3 gene encoding protein phosphatase Slingshot homolog 3 isoform X2 → MVKGAALLLQEEEKLESVQEGPAASIDQEPKAEDAPAGQQEVHLQQMVGLLRPEDTIRLAVRLESARPHRIRYLLVVSAEKVESKNETVLLGVDFLEEGMARCTLGMVLPLWSDTQVFLDGDGGFSVTSGGQTRIFKPISVQTMWSALQVLHKACSEAVCNNHFPGGSALNWTEWYQKAVNSEQSCIHEWLAMSDLESVRPSSPAAFSDQRTAQEMTERMIRAKLREVMATTDLENITSKEIRAELERRAGCSLKDYKEFIDNEMLLIMAQMDRPSRIFDYLFLGSEWNAANLEELQKNRVTHILNVTREIDNFFPDQFTYMNVRLYDEETSQLLPHWTDTYSFISDARTRDCRVLVHCKMGVSRSGSTVIAYAMKEYGWSLEQALGYVQERRPIVHPNPGFMRQLEFYEGILDASRNSSLWEQKVGDTHSEGSPDISDASSDLSGSPDYETLSSEEDSVEPVTTPQYCFRPLREPPEEPSHPLDIPQGPQLGLQATEEPGASDDSGAEEVRRHLATMRVPEKPATLRRERINLYAVMRSISEMDSPELIPVPGESATEEEVFLHAEKKTPVNSELSSQNEENLSSATDSTAKRSLPRVERAHGRRPRQCGHRASRGHSQPCKQLSYHPASGRVRKVVRHMEGPVPYARKPALQHRLSVAQLADAALVVSRTKEFEGQTDPESPQKLPSPPSKNSQPGENTALCSVPSSRTRRMVRQASVDMDPSLG